A window from Actinomycetes bacterium encodes these proteins:
- a CDS encoding TauD/TfdA family dioxygenase, protein MKRTLRVTPGADVLGAEVDGLDPASLTDQAARDKLMAALVEHKVLVARGAHFDAADLMTVSSALGEPTVHPIFPHLDGYPPIVEVINLGPEIKATSVWHSDVTFEPEPPSITMLAAQVLPAGRGDTLFADQEAALEALDEATAADIADARALHIGTGAALLTGSSEAPSAEHPVVRTHPISGRPSLFVNDAFTREVLGLPDDTGRNLVKRLTRHATQDRFVHRHQWEAGDFVIWDNRSTLHFHVHDYDWADRRLLRTTLAGDRPR, encoded by the coding sequence GTGAAGCGCACCCTGCGGGTGACGCCCGGTGCCGACGTGCTCGGCGCGGAGGTCGACGGCCTCGATCCGGCTTCGCTCACAGACCAGGCGGCCCGCGACAAACTGATGGCCGCACTTGTCGAGCACAAGGTGCTCGTGGCCCGCGGCGCCCACTTCGACGCAGCCGACCTGATGACGGTCAGCAGCGCACTCGGGGAGCCAACGGTGCACCCGATCTTCCCCCACCTCGACGGCTACCCGCCGATCGTGGAGGTCATCAACCTCGGTCCCGAGATCAAGGCCACCTCCGTGTGGCACTCGGATGTGACCTTCGAGCCCGAGCCACCATCGATCACCATGCTCGCGGCGCAGGTGTTGCCTGCGGGCAGGGGCGACACGCTCTTCGCCGACCAGGAGGCAGCGCTCGAGGCACTCGACGAGGCCACCGCAGCCGACATCGCGGACGCACGGGCGCTGCATATCGGGACGGGAGCTGCCCTGCTCACCGGCTCTTCCGAGGCGCCGAGTGCGGAGCACCCGGTCGTGCGCACCCATCCGATCTCGGGCCGACCGTCACTGTTCGTCAACGACGCCTTCACCCGCGAGGTGCTCGGCCTCCCCGATGACACGGGGCGGAACCTGGTCAAGAGGCTCACCAGGCACGCCACACAGGACCGGTTCGTGCACCGCCACCAGTGGGAGGCCGGCGATTTCGTGATCTGGGACAACCGCTCCACGCTGCATTTCCACGTGCACGACTACGACTGGGCTGACAGGAGGCTGTTGCGTACCACCCTCGCGGGGGACCGACCGAGATGA
- a CDS encoding nucleoside hydrolase — protein sequence MRLVIDTDPGMGSLGTDPEDGFAILYALGSPGVTVEGITLTHGNVPVSHSWSNANHLLQLAGRPDVPVHAGAHEPRDTQKRALQTSWLNQREGLTRLAPELTLPESTAVEFLTSTVADSPGEITVVAIGPLTNIAAAIEADDTFAANLDRLVIMGGAATCGGNITPAAEFNIWMDPEAADGVFGSGAPITMVGLDVCHQTSFDTSQVDALAERGSKLASFAAECSKAWIDIRGAADDGDGSLHLYDSLAVAAAIDPDLVGCRDLLVQIETGDGPAQGMTVTYTNEILRMLLVGKNPNTSVALDVEVDRFAALFAQRVTATL from the coding sequence ATGCGACTCGTGATCGACACCGACCCGGGCATGGGAAGTCTGGGCACGGATCCGGAGGACGGGTTCGCGATCCTCTACGCGCTGGGCTCGCCGGGCGTGACCGTCGAGGGAATCACGCTCACCCACGGCAACGTCCCCGTGTCGCACTCCTGGTCCAACGCCAACCACCTCCTCCAACTAGCGGGCCGCCCCGATGTGCCAGTCCACGCCGGGGCGCACGAACCCCGTGATACCCAGAAGCGGGCGCTGCAGACCAGCTGGCTCAACCAGCGCGAGGGCCTCACACGGCTGGCCCCCGAGCTGACACTGCCCGAGTCGACGGCGGTGGAGTTCCTCACCTCGACCGTCGCGGACTCACCCGGAGAGATCACCGTGGTGGCCATCGGCCCGCTGACCAACATCGCTGCCGCGATCGAGGCCGACGACACGTTCGCGGCCAACCTCGATCGTCTCGTGATCATGGGGGGCGCAGCCACATGCGGGGGCAACATCACGCCGGCCGCGGAGTTCAACATCTGGATGGACCCCGAGGCGGCCGACGGCGTGTTCGGCAGCGGCGCACCGATCACGATGGTGGGCCTCGACGTGTGCCACCAGACCAGCTTCGACACCTCCCAGGTGGACGCCCTGGCCGAGCGCGGCTCGAAGCTGGCTTCGTTCGCCGCCGAGTGCTCCAAGGCATGGATCGACATCCGCGGCGCGGCGGATGACGGTGACGGCTCACTGCACCTCTACGACTCACTCGCGGTTGCAGCTGCGATCGATCCCGATCTGGTGGGCTGTCGTGACCTGCTCGTGCAGATCGAAACCGGCGACGGGCCCGCGCAGGGGATGACCGTGACGTACACCAACGAGATCCTGCGCATGCTGCTCGTCGGCAAGAACCCCAACACCTCCGTGGCCCTCGATGTGGAGGTGGATCGGTTCGCCGCCCTCTTCGCCCAACGGGTCACCGCGACACTGTGA
- a CDS encoding sterol desaturase family protein produces the protein MHDPTRPERSSLPQRPDPSGPRKRAALLYGGLAASSMAAPRVARLLGRWMPRRAADGVAVAGLVIGGVAVIARMEKRHPFREEWNEDHGDVRTDTADLLVSDGWGRSAASALTGPIRNAIRGRRKRKGTDGLLSRLPLPLQVATLLLAFDLGHYTMHRVMHEKAGWKLHAPHHSPERLYWLNATRFHPIELGIGGTWEMIVVAVLGPSHDADLAYQVARGTYGQIQHANVDIDSGPLNAVLSTPERHRWHHSTEPSEGNTNYGAVVAVWDHAFGSAQVPDRQFDAELGNGDPDYPTGWAAQLAAPFR, from the coding sequence ATGCATGACCCAACCCGCCCGGAGCGCAGTTCCCTTCCGCAGCGTCCCGACCCGTCGGGCCCCCGCAAGCGAGCCGCGCTCCTGTACGGCGGGCTCGCCGCCAGTTCGATGGCTGCACCGCGTGTTGCCCGGCTGCTCGGGCGCTGGATGCCGAGGCGGGCAGCTGACGGAGTTGCAGTGGCGGGGCTGGTCATCGGAGGTGTCGCTGTGATCGCACGAATGGAGAAGCGCCATCCATTCCGCGAGGAGTGGAACGAGGACCACGGCGACGTGCGCACCGACACAGCCGACCTGCTCGTGTCCGACGGCTGGGGACGCTCGGCGGCATCAGCGCTGACCGGACCGATCCGCAACGCGATCCGCGGCAGGCGGAAACGAAAGGGAACCGACGGTCTGCTCTCGCGCCTGCCGCTGCCCTTGCAGGTCGCGACGCTGTTGCTCGCATTCGACCTCGGGCACTACACGATGCACCGCGTGATGCATGAGAAGGCCGGGTGGAAACTGCATGCGCCGCACCACAGCCCGGAGCGCCTCTACTGGCTCAACGCCACGCGTTTTCATCCGATCGAGCTCGGGATCGGCGGTACGTGGGAAATGATCGTGGTCGCCGTCCTCGGCCCCTCACACGACGCAGACCTCGCCTACCAGGTGGCGCGGGGCACCTACGGCCAGATCCAGCACGCGAACGTCGACATCGACAGCGGGCCGCTCAACGCTGTGCTCTCGACTCCTGAGCGACACAGATGGCATCACAGCACCGAGCCATCAGAGGGCAACACCAACTATGGCGCGGTCGTGGCCGTGTGGGACCACGCTTTCGGATCAGCGCAGGTACCCGACCGCCAGTTCGATGCCGAACTGGGCAACGGTGACCCGGACTACCCCACCGGCTGGGCAGCCCAACTCGCCGCACCGTTTCGCTGA
- a CDS encoding molybdopterin-dependent oxidoreductase: MATDGEWHQTACILCSANCGVEVRLDGRRFARVRGDKANVESKGYTCEKALRLDHYQNGRHRLTHPLRRQPDGSYERIDWDTAIREVAEGFARIRDEHGGSRIFYYGGGGQGNHLGGGYSSSTRDALGITYSSNALAQEKTGEFWVDSRLFGASTCHTAGDYEHAQVAVFWGKNPWQSHGFPRARVLLKEIAKDQDRTLVVVDPKRSETAELADIHLAPRPGGDGFLLAALVAALFEGDLIDPVFIAERTVGIDAVEAAFARIDIDDYARRAGVDPADLRQVARVMGEADSVSVFEDLGIQMAPHSTMNSYLEKLAVMLTGNFAKRGGMNLHTIFGPLFGNHDDRTTPVTGHRLVTGLVPCNVIPDEIATEHPDRFRAMLVESSNPAHSLAESARWREAFEALEFSVVIDVTMSETARLADYVLPASSQFEKWETTFFNLEFPENTVQLRAPLLEPEGDTLPEPEIHTRLCRELGAISDAEVVPLREAAERGREEFTTALFTAVGQRPELSGLLAVLLHETLGTTLPGGRAPAAMWGLAQRVAGMYPESIRRAGFDNGDELFDAVLAGRSGVVFSVDDYDETWARIKHADGKVHLDVPELLDEMADLEGESLDREADWPLILAAGERRSSSANTIFRDPDWRKKDREGALHVHPEDAAVYGLSDGGRARVITATGEAEALVELHDGMQPGFISLPNGFGLDHPGGDGDAVAVGVAPNELTDADSRDWFAGTPHHKHVPARLEPLNG, encoded by the coding sequence ATGGCAACCGACGGCGAGTGGCACCAGACGGCATGCATCCTGTGTTCTGCCAACTGCGGCGTGGAAGTACGCCTGGACGGCAGGCGGTTCGCGCGGGTGCGTGGCGACAAGGCCAATGTGGAGTCGAAGGGCTACACGTGTGAGAAGGCGCTGAGGCTGGACCACTATCAGAACGGTCGCCACCGGCTCACCCATCCGCTGAGGCGCCAGCCGGATGGCAGCTACGAGCGCATCGACTGGGACACGGCCATCCGCGAGGTGGCCGAGGGCTTCGCGAGGATCCGCGACGAGCACGGCGGCTCGAGGATCTTCTACTACGGCGGTGGTGGCCAGGGGAACCACCTGGGCGGCGGCTACTCCTCCTCGACACGCGACGCTCTGGGCATCACCTACAGCTCCAACGCACTGGCACAGGAGAAGACCGGCGAGTTCTGGGTCGACAGCCGCCTCTTCGGTGCCTCCACCTGCCATACAGCAGGCGACTACGAGCACGCCCAGGTGGCCGTCTTCTGGGGCAAGAACCCCTGGCAGTCCCACGGCTTCCCCCGCGCACGGGTCTTGCTCAAGGAGATCGCGAAGGACCAGGACCGGACCCTCGTCGTTGTCGACCCGAAGCGCAGCGAGACGGCCGAGCTGGCCGACATCCACCTCGCTCCCCGACCCGGTGGCGACGGATTCCTGCTGGCGGCGCTCGTGGCCGCCCTGTTCGAGGGTGACCTGATCGACCCCGTGTTCATCGCGGAGCGCACCGTGGGCATTGATGCAGTTGAGGCGGCCTTCGCCCGGATCGACATCGACGACTATGCGCGCCGCGCGGGTGTGGACCCTGCCGACCTGCGCCAGGTCGCCCGGGTGATGGGTGAAGCCGACTCGGTCTCGGTCTTCGAGGACCTCGGCATCCAGATGGCGCCACACTCCACGATGAACAGCTACCTGGAGAAGCTGGCGGTCATGCTCACCGGCAACTTCGCGAAGCGCGGCGGCATGAACCTGCACACGATCTTCGGGCCGCTGTTCGGCAACCACGACGACCGCACCACTCCCGTGACGGGCCACCGGCTCGTGACGGGCCTGGTGCCGTGCAACGTGATTCCCGACGAGATCGCGACGGAGCACCCCGACCGGTTCCGGGCGATGCTCGTGGAGTCGAGCAACCCCGCCCACAGCCTGGCCGAGTCGGCGCGCTGGCGGGAGGCCTTCGAGGCCCTGGAGTTCTCGGTCGTGATCGACGTGACCATGAGCGAGACCGCGAGGCTCGCCGACTACGTGTTGCCCGCCTCCTCCCAGTTCGAGAAGTGGGAGACCACGTTCTTCAACCTCGAGTTCCCCGAGAACACCGTCCAGCTGCGCGCGCCGTTGCTGGAACCCGAAGGCGACACGCTGCCCGAGCCGGAGATCCACACGCGCCTGTGCCGCGAACTCGGGGCGATCTCCGATGCCGAGGTGGTGCCGCTGCGCGAAGCAGCCGAGCGGGGGCGCGAGGAGTTCACCACTGCGTTGTTCACGGCGGTGGGTCAACGGCCCGAGTTGAGCGGCCTGCTCGCCGTGTTGTTGCACGAAACACTCGGGACCACCCTGCCCGGGGGGCGCGCCCCGGCGGCCATGTGGGGGCTGGCGCAGCGAGTTGCCGGCATGTACCCCGAGTCGATCAGGCGTGCCGGGTTCGACAACGGCGATGAGCTGTTCGACGCCGTCCTGGCCGGCCGCAGTGGCGTGGTGTTCAGCGTCGACGACTACGACGAGACGTGGGCGCGGATCAAGCACGCCGACGGCAAGGTGCACCTCGATGTGCCCGAGCTGCTGGACGAGATGGCCGACCTCGAAGGGGAGTCACTGGATCGCGAGGCTGACTGGCCGCTGATCCTGGCGGCCGGCGAACGGCGATCCAGTTCGGCCAACACGATCTTCCGCGACCCCGATTGGCGCAAGAAGGACCGCGAGGGCGCACTGCACGTGCACCCGGAGGACGCCGCCGTGTACGGACTCTCCGACGGCGGGCGGGCGAGGGTGATCACCGCCACGGGTGAAGCCGAAGCGCTCGTGGAGTTGCACGACGGCATGCAGCCCGGGTTCATCTCGTTGCCCAACGGCTTCGGGCTCGACCACCCGGGCGGCGACGGTGACGCAGTGGCGGTCGGGGTGGCGCCCAACGAACTAACCGATGCCGACAGCCGCGACTGGTTCGCCGGAACCCCCCACCACAAGCATGTGCCGGCACGGCTGGAGCCGCTGAACGGCTAG
- a CDS encoding CAP domain-containing protein — MPRRSALVVGLMVAFVGLACAPPPPTTPGTQPQQEMPPAGQLPAPPGVQAWMAEMLGRLNAERAAVGAQPLAHCTNLDEAAGAHSVDQALHNNMSHTGSNGSNPGQRIEAAGYTNWWGWAENVAAGHGSVPEVMTGWMGSSGHRANILNASFNHVGLGLANAGDGTPYWTQVFGNSGTC, encoded by the coding sequence ATGCCGCGTAGATCTGCACTCGTGGTGGGGTTGATGGTCGCCTTTGTCGGACTGGCCTGCGCGCCACCGCCTCCAACCACACCGGGCACCCAGCCACAGCAGGAGATGCCCCCCGCCGGGCAACTCCCCGCCCCGCCCGGGGTACAGGCCTGGATGGCTGAGATGCTGGGTCGCCTGAACGCAGAGCGCGCCGCGGTCGGCGCTCAGCCGCTGGCACACTGCACCAACCTGGACGAGGCAGCCGGGGCCCATTCGGTCGATCAGGCGCTGCACAACAACATGTCGCACACGGGCAGCAACGGATCGAATCCCGGCCAGCGAATAGAGGCTGCCGGCTACACCAACTGGTGGGGCTGGGCCGAGAACGTGGCAGCCGGTCACGGCTCCGTACCCGAGGTGATGACCGGCTGGATGGGCTCGTCGGGGCACCGGGCCAACATCCTGAATGCGAGCTTCAACCATGTGGGGCTCGGGCTGGCCAACGCCGGCGATGGAACCCCTTACTGGACACAGGTCTTCGGCAACAGCGGCACCTGCTAG
- a CDS encoding NAD(P)/FAD-dependent oxidoreductase, with product MEHLDVLVVGAGLSGVAAGHHLTEKCPWASWAIFEARDSMGGTWDLFRYPGVRSDSDMYTLGFSFRPWTDPISIADGDAILDYIRETAHEGGIDTRIRYRHRIVSADWSSEESVWRITAEHAPPEGGGPPERVELTSGFLFSCTGYYRYDEGYTPQWDGVDDFGGDLVHPQHWPEDLDYEGRDVVVIGSGATAVTLVPAMADSAGHVTMLQRSPTWMAAGPRHSPISKLLNTGLARKLLPKRWAGSVTRWFHAVMSQLFYGFCQRFPRAAARMLLKGVERELPEGFDVQQHFTPRYDPWDQRLCLVPDGDLFRGIREGTVSVVTDTIDTFTAKGIRLDSGDELDADIVVAATGLELLFLGGISVSLEGEPLDVTERLTWKGMMIEDVPNLAFAIGYTNASWTLKCDLTCDSVARLLNEMRDRSMGSVTPSCEDPTVTAEPLLALDAGYMKRAADRLPRQGSRAPWRVRQSYLSDFRAMKMGPILDEGLQLAHPGARWGRRAGEPADRSA from the coding sequence ATGGAACATCTTGATGTGCTCGTGGTCGGAGCGGGACTGTCGGGGGTGGCAGCAGGGCACCACCTCACCGAGAAGTGCCCGTGGGCTTCGTGGGCGATCTTCGAGGCACGTGACTCGATGGGCGGCACCTGGGACCTGTTCCGCTATCCGGGGGTGCGGTCCGACTCGGACATGTACACCCTCGGCTTTTCGTTCCGGCCGTGGACCGACCCGATCTCGATCGCGGACGGCGATGCGATCCTCGACTACATCCGCGAGACGGCGCACGAAGGCGGGATCGACACCCGGATCCGTTACCGGCACCGCATCGTGTCGGCTGACTGGAGCAGTGAGGAGTCGGTCTGGCGGATCACGGCCGAACACGCGCCGCCCGAAGGAGGCGGTCCGCCCGAGCGGGTCGAGCTGACCAGCGGGTTCCTGTTCTCCTGCACCGGCTACTACCGCTACGACGAGGGCTACACACCGCAGTGGGACGGCGTGGACGATTTCGGAGGCGACCTGGTCCACCCCCAGCACTGGCCCGAGGACCTCGACTACGAGGGTCGCGACGTGGTCGTCATCGGCAGTGGCGCCACAGCGGTGACACTGGTGCCGGCGATGGCCGACTCGGCGGGCCACGTCACCATGCTCCAGCGATCACCGACCTGGATGGCCGCAGGCCCGCGTCACAGTCCGATCTCGAAGCTGCTCAACACCGGCCTCGCACGCAAACTGCTGCCGAAGCGTTGGGCAGGCTCGGTCACCCGCTGGTTCCACGCAGTGATGTCGCAGCTGTTCTACGGCTTCTGCCAACGGTTCCCCCGAGCCGCAGCCCGCATGCTGCTCAAGGGTGTCGAGCGCGAGCTTCCGGAGGGCTTCGACGTGCAGCAGCACTTCACGCCGCGGTATGACCCGTGGGACCAGCGCCTCTGCCTCGTGCCCGACGGCGATCTGTTCCGCGGGATCCGAGAGGGCACGGTGTCGGTGGTCACCGACACGATCGACACCTTCACCGCGAAGGGCATCAGGCTCGACTCGGGCGACGAACTCGATGCCGACATCGTCGTGGCGGCCACGGGCCTCGAGCTCCTGTTCCTCGGGGGAATCTCCGTGTCACTCGAAGGTGAACCGCTCGACGTCACCGAGCGCCTCACCTGGAAGGGCATGATGATCGAGGACGTGCCCAACCTGGCGTTCGCGATCGGCTACACGAACGCCTCGTGGACCCTCAAGTGCGACCTGACATGCGACAGCGTCGCCCGCCTGCTCAACGAGATGCGCGACCGGTCCATGGGGAGCGTCACGCCGAGTTGCGAGGACCCAACGGTCACTGCCGAGCCACTACTCGCCCTCGATGCCGGATACATGAAGCGGGCGGCTGACCGCTTGCCGCGCCAGGGCAGCCGGGCGCCCTGGCGGGTGCGCCAGAGCTACCTTTCGGACTTCCGCGCGATGAAGATGGGGCCGATACTGGACGAGGGCCTGCAACTCGCTCATCCAGGAGCCCGGTGGGGGCGCCGGGCGGGTGAGCCCGCAGATCGATCCGCCTGA